The following coding sequences are from one Carcharodon carcharias isolate sCarCar2 chromosome 13, sCarCar2.pri, whole genome shotgun sequence window:
- the lrrc4.2 gene encoding leucine-rich repeat-containing protein 4.2 codes for MCHIMNLLWQVTVHHTWNAALVLLVYLTVRMWSVCEASNREQSCPVICSCSNHFSKVVCTRRGLKEVPQGIPSNTRYLNLMENNIQLIKADTFRHLYHMEVLQLGRNSIRQIEVGAFNGLTSLNTLELFENRLTVIPSGAFESFSKLRELWLRNNPIESIPSYAFNRVPSLLRLDLGELRKLEYILDGAFEGLINLKYLNLGMCNLKDMPNLTPLVRLEELEMSSNHFPAIKPGSFQGLKSLKKLWLMNSQVNLIERNAFDDLTALVELNLAHNNLTSLPHDLFAPLKYLVELHLHHNPWNCDCDILWLAWWLREYIPTNSTCCGRCHSPPHMRGKYLTEVDKGTLQCSRPVILEPPQNLNISEGRTAKLKCRTSSMSSIRWLLPNSTVLSHGSTHPRISVFNNGTLYFLHVLITDAGTYKCMVTNVEGNADASAFLRVSMAEINTSNYTYFSTVTVETTPDTVRTKVPPFLSTPPTYKPAFISTPTVLLQSTRNPKTVVVIPTLATMDSTRTSLDEVMKTTKIIIGCFVAVTLLAAAMLIVFYKLRKRHQQRSTVAAARTIEIINMDEDITQSEGAVVVPSVHDHMNYNTYKPAHGAHWTENSLGNSLHTTIPAPFNIQTHAKEKVQETQI; via the coding sequence ATGTGCCACATCATGAATCTCTTGTGGCAGGTAACTGTGCATCACACCTGGAATGCTGCCCTGGTTCTTCTTGTCTACCTCACGGTACGGATGTGGAGTGTGTGCGAAGCGTCAAACAGAGAACAGAGTTGTCCAGTTATCTGCTCCTGCAGTAATCACTTCAGCAAAGTAGTCTGCACTCGCCGTGGTCTCAAAGAGGTCCCTCAAGGGATCCCTTCTAATACCCGGTACCTCAACCTCATGGAGAACAACATCCAGCTTATCAAGGCAGACACCTTTCGACACCTGTACCACATGGAGGTCTTGCAGCTCGGCCGGAATTCCATCCGGCAAATAGAGGTTGGTGCATTTAATGGACTGACTAGCCTTAATACACTGGAGTTGTTTGAGAACAGACTGACTGTGATACCAAGTGGCGCATTCGAGTCCTTTTCAAAGCTGCGTGAACTGTGGCTCAGGAACAACCCCATTGAAAGCATTCCATCATACGCTTTTAATAGGGTGCCATCACTGCTGCGTCTGGATCTGGGGGAACTTAGAAAACTGGAGTACATCTTGGATGGTGCTTTTGAGGGCTTAATTAACTTAAAATACCTTAACCTAGGGATGTGTAATCTGAAGGATATGCCAAATCTCACACCACTGGTGAGGTTGGAGGAATTGGAAATGTCTAGCAACCACTTCCCCGCAATTAAACCGGGATCATTTCAGGGCCTAAAGTCACTAAAAAAGCTCTGGCTTATGAACTCACAAGTCAATCTGATTGAGCGAAATGCCTTTGATGACCTCACTGCATTGGTGGAACTAAATCTGGCCCACAATAACCTCACTTCACTACCACATGATCTGTTTGCACCACTGAAGTACCTTGTGGAGTTGCATCTGCACCACAATCCATGGAATTGCGACTGCGATATCCTCTGGCTTGCCTGGTGGCTACGGGAGTACATCCCCACAAACTCTACTTGCTGTGGCCGGTGCCATTCCCCGCCTCACATGAGGGGGAAATACTTGACCGAAGTAGACAAGGGTACTCTCCAATGCTCGCGGCCAGTTATTCTGGAGCCACCACAGAACCTAAACATCTCTGAAGGGAGAACAGCCAAATTGAAATGTCGAACATCCTCCATGTCATCCATCAGGTGGCTACTGCCCAACAGCACGGTATTGAGTCATGGCTCGACACATCCCCGTATATCTGTATTTAACAATGGAACCCTTTACTTCTTGCACGTTTTAATAACAGATGCTGGTACCTACAAATGTATGGTCACCAACGTGGAAGGGAATGCTGATGCATCAGCCTTCCTGAGAGTTAGCATGGCGGAGATCAACACGTCAAATTACACCTACTTTTCAACAGTTACCGTGGAAACGACACCCGACACCGTCAGGACTAAAGTACCACCGTTTCTGTCGACACCGCCCACTTACAAGCCAGCGTTCATCTCcactcccacagtgctattaCAGAGCACGAGGAATCCAAAAACAGTGGTGGTGATCCCCACATTGGCCACCATGGACTCGACCCGCACCAGCCTGGACGAGGTCATGAAAACCACGAAAATCATTATTGGCTGTTTTGTGGCAGTGACGCTGTTGGCGGCTGCCATGCTCATAGTGTTTTACAAACTCCGCAAACGGCACCAACAACGGAGCACGGTGGCAGCAGCCAGGACTATAGAGATCATTAACATGGACGAGGACATCACGCAGTCAGAAGGAGCCGTCGTAGTGCCCTCGGTCCACGACCACATGAACTACAACACGTACAAACCAGCACATGGGGCTCACTGGACAGAGAACAGCCTGGGTAACTCGCTCCACACTACAATACCTGCGCCCTTTAATATACAAACACATGCCAAGGAGAAAGTTCAGGAGACTCAGATCTGA